The Virgibacillus phasianinus genome includes a window with the following:
- a CDS encoding acetyl-CoA C-acyltransferase, with amino-acid sequence MREVVIVDAVRTPIGRYKGALKDIRSDDLGAIVIKALLDRNPELPVDQLEEVILGNANQAGEDNRNVARMSALLAGLPVAIGGATINRLCGSGLDAVMSAARAIAVGEGDIYIAGGTESMTRAPLVMAKPEKGFPRGNMELFDTTIGWRFTNKKLDEMYGTDSMPQTAENVADRFGISREEQDKFAYDSQQRAKAAMEGGRLDPEIVPVIYQDRKGNEIVVSKDEHPRPETTLEKLGKLKPIFEGGTITAGNASGVNDGASALLVMSAEKAKELSLKPLVKYVVSATAGLEPAVMGLGPIYATQKALKRAKLTVNDIDLVELNEAFASQSLECMKQLELNPEKVNVNGGAIAFGHPLGASGARILTTLVHEMQKRRSKYGLATMCVGVGQGIATIVENVTE; translated from the coding sequence ATGAGAGAGGTAGTCATTGTCGATGCTGTCCGAACACCAATTGGCAGATACAAAGGCGCATTAAAGGATATTCGATCCGACGACCTCGGAGCGATTGTCATAAAAGCATTACTCGACAGAAATCCTGAACTCCCAGTGGACCAGCTTGAGGAAGTGATTCTTGGCAATGCCAACCAGGCTGGGGAAGATAATCGTAACGTTGCAAGAATGTCTGCTTTATTGGCGGGACTGCCTGTTGCGATTGGGGGTGCAACGATTAACCGTCTGTGTGGGTCGGGTCTTGATGCGGTGATGTCTGCCGCACGAGCGATTGCAGTTGGCGAAGGGGATATATACATAGCCGGAGGAACAGAGAGTATGACACGAGCCCCGCTTGTCATGGCAAAGCCGGAAAAGGGATTCCCTCGCGGAAACATGGAACTATTTGATACGACCATTGGCTGGCGGTTTACGAACAAGAAACTGGATGAAATGTACGGAACCGATTCGATGCCGCAAACGGCAGAAAATGTTGCTGACCGATTTGGGATTTCACGGGAAGAACAAGATAAATTTGCCTATGACAGCCAGCAGCGTGCAAAAGCCGCGATGGAGGGCGGCCGACTTGATCCGGAAATTGTGCCAGTTATCTATCAGGACCGGAAAGGAAATGAAATTGTCGTAAGCAAAGATGAACATCCGCGCCCTGAAACTACACTAGAAAAGTTAGGAAAGCTAAAACCTATTTTTGAAGGTGGAACAATAACGGCGGGAAATGCATCAGGGGTCAATGATGGCGCGTCAGCACTACTCGTAATGAGTGCGGAGAAGGCCAAGGAGTTAAGCCTGAAGCCACTTGTTAAATATGTGGTCAGTGCGACCGCAGGATTAGAACCTGCTGTTATGGGGCTCGGTCCGATTTATGCGACTCAGAAGGCGCTAAAACGCGCCAAATTAACAGTGAATGATATTGATCTTGTTGAGTTAAATGAAGCCTTTGCCTCACAGTCGCTGGAGTGCATGAAGCAATTGGAACTCAATCCGGAGAAGGTAAATGTGAATGGTGGTGCAATTGCATTTGGCCATCCTTTAGGTGCAAGCGGCGCGCGAATTTTAACAACGCTTGTCCATGAAATGCAGAAGCGCCGGTCGAAATACGGCCTGGCAACAATGTGCGTCGGCGTGGGTCAGGGCATAGCAACAATTGTAGAGAATGTAACAGAATAG
- a CDS encoding NAD(P)H-dependent flavin oxidoreductase, giving the protein MNPVCKLLKINYPIIQGGMGNISNAQLATAVSEAGGLGTIGCGTMSPDEVEKIIVDTKRNTDKPFAVNIAINVTPYLDELIQLVIKHKVPVITLSAGNPAPYIPLLHEHNKTVIAVIASVKHAEKAEQAGADMLVAEGFEAAGINSGLELTTFTLIPQIAKHVGIPVLAAGGIGDGNGLAAALMLGASGVQIGTRFIATKEAPFHNDYKKRLVEAEDTATVVIGRPVGRVRRILKNPYAAKLLSLEKEGLTLDQYGRLTSETQHVLGALKGDMENGFINSGQVAGLISHIPTVKELLDHMVKEAQEQLSKSADLLN; this is encoded by the coding sequence ATGAATCCCGTATGTAAGTTACTTAAAATCAACTATCCAATTATTCAAGGAGGAATGGGCAATATCAGCAATGCACAGTTGGCGACAGCTGTTTCAGAGGCCGGTGGACTTGGTACAATTGGCTGTGGCACAATGTCCCCCGATGAAGTAGAAAAAATAATCGTGGATACGAAAAGAAACACAGATAAACCATTTGCGGTAAACATTGCAATCAATGTTACACCGTATTTGGATGAATTAATCCAGCTGGTGATTAAACATAAAGTTCCAGTCATTACGCTTTCAGCCGGAAACCCGGCACCCTATATCCCACTTTTGCATGAACATAATAAAACGGTTATAGCCGTTATTGCTTCAGTCAAGCATGCAGAAAAGGCCGAACAGGCCGGAGCTGACATGCTGGTTGCGGAAGGATTTGAAGCGGCCGGAATTAATTCGGGTCTTGAACTAACAACATTTACACTTATTCCACAGATCGCAAAGCACGTAGGTATTCCAGTGCTAGCGGCAGGAGGTATTGGAGATGGCAATGGACTTGCCGCTGCACTAATGCTCGGGGCAAGCGGTGTGCAAATAGGTACCCGCTTCATCGCAACAAAAGAGGCCCCATTTCATAATGACTATAAGAAACGGCTTGTAGAAGCGGAAGACACAGCGACGGTGGTTATTGGACGGCCAGTTGGTCGCGTCAGACGGATTCTAAAAAACCCATATGCCGCAAAGTTACTAAGTCTTGAAAAGGAAGGACTAACACTTGATCAGTATGGCAGGCTTACCTCTGAAACGCAGCATGTTCTTGGTGCACTAAAGGGTGACATGGAGAACGGCTTCATCAATAGTGGCCAAGTGGCCGGATTAATCAGTCACATCCCCACTGTGAAGGAACTGCTTGATCATATGGTCAAAGAGGCACAAGAGCAATTAAGCAAATCTGCTGACCTATTAAACTAA
- a CDS encoding enoyl-CoA hydratase/isomerase family protein, which translates to MTNTHITSYIDGKVGIIQLNRPKVANALNRLMIDEIVKQMEVYDSDDAIRVIMVKGNEKAFAAGADIDEMMEDTPLSLELLDPFAVWDRMLLIKKPMIAAINGFALGGGFELALHCDLIVAGETAKFGFPEVQLGVMPGAGGTQYLTREMGRRKALEMVWLGEPVSASYLLQNGVINRVVAPELVEEESMKLANKLSKQAPISLRLIKEAVDAAGDLSLRDGLKLERKNFYLTFASGDQKEGMQAFAEKRRPSFKGV; encoded by the coding sequence ATGACTAATACGCATATTACCAGTTATATAGACGGAAAAGTAGGCATAATTCAGCTAAACCGTCCCAAAGTTGCCAATGCCTTAAACAGGTTAATGATTGATGAAATTGTTAAGCAAATGGAGGTCTATGACAGCGACGATGCGATCAGGGTAATCATGGTTAAAGGGAATGAAAAAGCATTTGCGGCCGGAGCCGACATTGACGAAATGATGGAAGATACCCCTTTATCGCTTGAACTGTTAGATCCTTTTGCTGTTTGGGATCGCATGCTATTAATCAAAAAACCAATGATTGCAGCGATAAATGGATTTGCCCTTGGCGGGGGATTTGAACTTGCGCTGCATTGTGATCTGATTGTCGCTGGGGAAACTGCCAAATTTGGATTTCCAGAAGTTCAACTGGGTGTAATGCCTGGGGCAGGAGGGACCCAGTATCTAACAAGAGAAATGGGACGCAGGAAGGCACTTGAGATGGTGTGGCTGGGTGAGCCGGTCAGTGCCAGCTATCTATTGCAAAATGGCGTTATTAATCGGGTGGTTGCCCCTGAATTGGTGGAAGAAGAATCTATGAAACTCGCAAATAAATTATCGAAGCAGGCGCCAATCTCACTTCGGCTGATTAAAGAAGCAGTGGATGCAGCTGGTGATTTGTCTTTAAGAGATGGGCTGAAGTTGGAGCGGAAGAACTTTTACTTAACCTTTGCATCCGGCGATCAAAAAGAGGGAATGCAGGCTTTTGCCGAGAAACGCAGGCCATCTTTTAAAGGAGTGTAA
- a CDS encoding ABC transporter ATP-binding protein has translation MLKLEDIAITFNEGTPDEKQALQSINLELAKGDFVTVIGSNGAGKSTLMNAISGNISPDIGGVYINGRQVVHLPEYKRSAFIGRVFQDPMSGTSPSMSIEENLAMAYTRDKRRTLRPGVTTKRKKMFKEYLETLNLGLENRLNAKVGLLSGGERQALSLLMATFTEPKILLLDEHTAALDPSRAELITNLTHDVVEKFELTTLMVTHNMQQALDLGNRLIMMDKGQIILDVAEKEKQQLTIEKLLQEFRRIRGSQFEDDRAVLG, from the coding sequence ATGCTTAAGCTTGAGGATATAGCGATTACCTTTAACGAGGGCACTCCCGATGAAAAGCAGGCATTGCAGTCCATTAATTTAGAGCTTGCGAAAGGTGATTTTGTCACCGTGATTGGAAGCAACGGTGCAGGGAAATCAACCTTAATGAATGCCATTTCCGGCAACATTAGCCCAGATATTGGGGGTGTATATATCAACGGCAGGCAGGTCGTCCATTTGCCGGAATACAAAAGGTCGGCATTTATAGGCCGTGTATTTCAAGACCCAATGTCAGGAACTTCACCATCCATGTCAATCGAGGAAAATTTGGCAATGGCATATACGCGCGATAAAAGAAGAACATTACGGCCTGGTGTAACGACGAAACGTAAGAAAATGTTTAAAGAATACTTGGAGACATTAAATCTGGGGTTAGAAAACCGTCTGAACGCGAAGGTAGGATTGCTTTCAGGCGGAGAACGGCAGGCGCTCTCGTTACTGATGGCCACTTTCACTGAACCAAAGATTCTTTTGCTCGATGAACATACTGCGGCGCTGGACCCTTCCCGCGCAGAACTAATTACTAACCTTACCCATGACGTGGTAGAGAAGTTCGAATTGACCACGTTAATGGTAACCCATAATATGCAACAGGCATTGGATCTTGGAAACCGGCTGATTATGATGGATAAGGGACAAATTATTCTTGATGTCGCCGAAAAGGAAAAACAACAGCTAACAATTGAAAAACTGCTGCAGGAATTCAGACGGATCCGTGGCTCACAATTTGAAGATGACCGGGCGGTATTGGGCTAA
- a CDS encoding ABC transporter substrate-binding protein → MKRGLQLIVIAIISILVLAACGSEDTSGTSKSKDSKDNGGKKTYHIGATQIVEHPSLDEAYRGFQAALKDAGLDVEYDLQSAQGDQNNVAPIANNFVADNVDLIFANSTPSALGAVQATSEIPIVFTSVTDAVAAGLVKSMDEPGQNVTGVLDLHPDAIKKTVEFIDENFDGATVGLIYNAGEQNSVTQIEAVKKAAEGTSLTLSERTVASSAEVQQAATTLVGEADVFYIVTDNTVVSALDSVIGVANEQDIPLIVGEPDSLKKGGFATFGIDYYTIGYRSGEMAAAILTGEKKISEIPVEYPKEIQLFINKQAAEKQGVEWNKEWDEKAKLVEQE, encoded by the coding sequence ATGAAGAGAGGTTTGCAATTAATTGTAATAGCAATAATCAGTATACTTGTTTTAGCGGCTTGTGGTTCAGAGGATACATCGGGTACGTCAAAGTCTAAGGATTCTAAGGATAATGGGGGAAAGAAAACCTATCATATTGGGGCTACCCAAATTGTTGAACATCCCTCGCTTGATGAGGCGTACAGGGGCTTTCAGGCAGCATTAAAAGACGCTGGGTTGGATGTAGAGTATGATCTGCAAAGTGCACAGGGGGATCAAAATAATGTTGCGCCCATTGCCAATAACTTCGTTGCAGACAATGTGGATTTAATTTTTGCCAATTCTACACCAAGTGCACTAGGAGCTGTCCAGGCAACAAGTGAAATTCCAATCGTGTTTACATCTGTAACAGATGCGGTGGCGGCCGGTTTAGTTAAGTCGATGGATGAACCGGGTCAGAATGTAACGGGTGTGCTTGACCTTCATCCGGATGCGATTAAAAAAACAGTTGAATTTATTGATGAAAATTTCGATGGTGCAACGGTCGGCTTGATTTATAATGCCGGTGAACAAAACTCCGTCACTCAAATTGAAGCTGTTAAGAAGGCTGCAGAAGGAACAAGTCTTACTTTATCTGAACGGACTGTAGCGAGTTCAGCTGAAGTACAGCAGGCTGCTACTACATTGGTTGGAGAAGCGGATGTTTTCTATATCGTAACAGATAATACGGTAGTGTCTGCGTTAGACAGTGTAATTGGGGTAGCGAATGAGCAGGATATACCGTTAATCGTTGGGGAGCCGGATTCATTGAAGAAAGGCGGGTTTGCAACATTTGGAATTGACTATTACACCATTGGCTATAGATCAGGTGAAATGGCTGCAGCAATTCTAACGGGAGAGAAAAAAATAAGTGAAATTCCAGTAGAATATCCTAAAGAAATTCAATTATTTATTAATAAACAGGCTGCCGAAAAACAGGGAGTAGAATGGAATAAGGAATGGGATGAGAAAGCAAAATTGGTAGAGCAGGAGTAA
- a CDS encoding N-acetylmuramoyl-L-alanine amidase, which translates to MKETLRILLAGMSVLLLSFIISPSVDAHEGSTYGVGTSSLNVRSGPTDNAPIVGSLHPGDQVVVFEEHYGWAQTYYGGKEAWVASQFLYPLSSTEQIKQQVSVNKSITVNEAGVHVRSGPGTDYSIIGLATAGDTYEKIATKGDWHKILLDDGSTGWIAAWLTDGYTAENSTDESLKITPKSNTNGSLAGINIVLDPGHGGNDPGAIGFKGVVEKNLTLSTAEVVASSLRKAGATVKVTRQSDQYVSLEKRVLFSNKFQTDAFISLHYNAYPFIAVNGIGTYYYENGRGLASSIQSAIGKQVKLNDRGIHFGNYHVLRENSDLAVLIELGFITNPNDLFTIQTSEYQNNVAQAVTTGVKNYFLD; encoded by the coding sequence ATGAAAGAGACTTTACGAATTTTATTAGCTGGAATGAGTGTATTGCTATTATCTTTTATCATTTCGCCCAGTGTTGATGCACATGAAGGTTCAACATATGGTGTTGGTACATCTTCCCTTAATGTCAGAAGTGGCCCTACGGATAATGCACCGATCGTAGGAAGTCTCCATCCAGGCGATCAGGTTGTCGTTTTCGAGGAACATTATGGTTGGGCACAAACCTATTACGGCGGCAAAGAAGCATGGGTTGCATCGCAGTTTTTGTATCCATTAAGTTCTACGGAGCAAATAAAGCAGCAAGTTTCTGTAAATAAATCAATCACAGTAAATGAGGCCGGTGTGCATGTTCGGAGCGGCCCCGGAACAGATTATTCCATCATTGGGTTAGCAACAGCAGGTGATACATACGAAAAGATAGCAACCAAAGGTGATTGGCATAAGATTTTGCTTGATGATGGTTCCACTGGATGGATTGCAGCTTGGCTGACTGATGGATATACAGCGGAAAATTCCACTGATGAAAGTCTGAAAATCACACCAAAGTCAAATACAAATGGTTCACTCGCAGGCATTAACATTGTACTTGACCCTGGGCATGGAGGAAATGATCCTGGAGCAATTGGCTTCAAGGGTGTTGTGGAGAAAAACTTAACATTATCAACTGCTGAAGTTGTTGCTTCATCATTACGCAAAGCTGGTGCTACAGTTAAAGTCACGCGCCAAAGTGATCAATATGTATCCTTAGAAAAACGCGTATTATTTAGTAATAAGTTTCAAACGGATGCATTTATTAGTCTTCACTACAACGCATATCCATTTATTGCTGTAAATGGCATTGGAACGTATTACTATGAAAACGGCAGAGGATTAGCATCGTCTATTCAAAGTGCAATCGGGAAGCAGGTTAAGTTAAACGATCGCGGAATTCATTTCGGAAACTATCATGTGCTTAGGGAAAACAGTGATTTAGCTGTACTCATTGAATTAGGCTTTATTACCAACCCTAATGACTTGTTTACCATTCAAACAAGTGAATACCAAAATAATGTTGCACAAGCAGTCACAACAGGTGTAAAAAATTACTTTCTCGATTAA
- a CDS encoding 3-hydroxyacyl-CoA dehydrogenase, which produces MTIQNVTVMGAGVMGRGIAYVSALAGFHTTLVDISDKQLKDAYNHAEQTSQKGIKKGKLTEQEAQSLLHNLHTSLHFEAAMATSDLLIEAVPEMRDLKRQVMEKAEAHAPKHTIFASNTSTISPTELASYSKRPEQVAVMHFFNPVHLMPLVEIVRGLETSDQTVEFIRQAAEQMSKETVEVNEFPGFVTSRISALVGNEAFHMLQEGVATAEDIDKAIRLGLNYPMGPLELGDLVGLDARLNNLRYLHETLGEKYRPAPLLEQYVKAGRLGRKSGKGIYDYTDNDKLVKK; this is translated from the coding sequence ATGACAATACAAAATGTAACCGTCATGGGAGCCGGAGTTATGGGAAGGGGCATTGCTTATGTCTCTGCTCTTGCAGGTTTCCATACGACACTGGTTGATATATCTGATAAACAGTTGAAAGATGCATATAATCATGCGGAACAGACGAGTCAGAAGGGCATAAAAAAAGGTAAACTAACTGAACAAGAGGCTCAGAGTTTACTCCATAATCTTCACACATCCTTACATTTTGAAGCTGCCATGGCGACCTCAGATCTATTAATTGAGGCGGTTCCTGAAATGCGTGATCTGAAAAGGCAGGTCATGGAAAAAGCGGAAGCGCATGCACCAAAACATACTATTTTTGCATCAAATACGTCGACCATCAGCCCGACTGAACTAGCCTCTTATTCAAAACGGCCGGAGCAGGTAGCTGTTATGCATTTTTTCAATCCTGTCCATCTTATGCCACTTGTGGAAATCGTCAGGGGATTGGAAACAAGTGACCAAACAGTGGAATTTATTCGGCAGGCTGCTGAACAAATGAGTAAGGAAACAGTGGAAGTCAACGAATTTCCGGGATTTGTAACCAGCCGGATCAGTGCCCTGGTCGGAAATGAAGCTTTTCACATGCTTCAGGAAGGAGTTGCGACGGCGGAAGATATCGATAAAGCAATTCGTCTCGGACTAAATTATCCGATGGGACCGCTTGAGCTTGGCGACCTTGTTGGTCTGGATGCCCGCTTGAATAATTTACGGTACTTGCATGAAACCTTAGGCGAAAAATATCGGCCAGCCCCACTGCTTGAACAATATGTCAAAGCTGGCCGTCTAGGACGAAAATCAGGTAAGGGAATTTACGACTATACTGACAATGACAAGCTGGTCAAGAAATGA
- a CDS encoding enoyl-CoA hydratase-related protein yields MKTIFVKKDNGIAYVTINREEALNCLNYETLHQLQEEVSAIHLDQDVKVVIFTGYGEKAFCAGADLKERKYLSDTEVRRNVKAIRNLFTSIADLPQPTIAAVNGYALGGGFELMIACDFSIAVDGAKMGLTETSWAIIPGAGGTQRLPRLVGEMKAKELIFTAKKLTAEEAVQLGVVLKAVKKADLYPACEQLAQDIMRNGPVAVKQAKYAITQGMNTDLQTGMAIESKAYELTIPTEDRMEALQAFNEKRSPRFKGR; encoded by the coding sequence ATGAAGACAATTTTCGTTAAAAAGGATAACGGGATAGCATATGTGACGATTAACCGGGAGGAAGCTTTGAATTGTTTAAACTATGAAACATTGCATCAGCTTCAGGAGGAAGTCAGCGCCATTCATCTTGATCAGGATGTGAAGGTTGTTATATTTACAGGGTATGGAGAAAAGGCTTTCTGCGCCGGTGCAGATTTAAAGGAAAGAAAATACCTATCAGATACGGAAGTCAGAAGAAATGTGAAAGCAATCCGTAATCTCTTCACCAGTATCGCTGATTTGCCACAACCGACAATTGCAGCGGTAAATGGCTATGCGCTTGGCGGTGGTTTCGAATTAATGATTGCTTGTGATTTCTCCATTGCTGTGGATGGGGCGAAAATGGGGCTGACTGAAACAAGCTGGGCCATTATTCCAGGCGCTGGTGGGACACAACGACTTCCGCGGCTAGTCGGCGAAATGAAAGCGAAGGAATTGATTTTCACTGCTAAAAAACTAACAGCTGAAGAAGCAGTGCAATTAGGTGTGGTTTTAAAAGCGGTAAAGAAGGCGGACCTGTATCCTGCATGCGAACAGTTAGCCCAAGACATAATGAGAAATGGCCCAGTCGCTGTTAAACAGGCAAAATATGCAATAACACAAGGAATGAATACGGATTTACAAACCGGTATGGCAATTGAATCAAAAGCATATGAATTAACCATCCCGACCGAGGATCGAATGGAGGCATTGCAAGCCTTTAATGAAAAAAGAAGTCCAAGGTTTAAAGGAAGGTAG
- a CDS encoding ABC transporter permease, giving the protein MLISLFGALESGVIYAIMALGVYLTFRVLDFPDLTVDGSFVTGAAVASISIMGGVSPILATILAAFAGFLAGCITGVLHTKGKINALLSGIIMMIALYSINLRIMGQPTLSLLRESTVFTQLQSLWEATGIDAALNGLLTLLGAEQLPGTWSIVILMVVVTFIIKLLTDYYLKTDVGLALRATGDNQKMIRSLSANTDSLIIVGVGISNALVAFSGALIAQHGGFADVGMGIGMIIIGLASVIIGEALFGTKTIARTTLAVVGGAIVYRIVVTMALRVEFLETGDMKLITALLVIAALVAPKILQARKEKKRRLQKRAKLKMEV; this is encoded by the coding sequence ATGCTAATTTCACTATTTGGAGCACTGGAATCAGGTGTTATTTATGCAATCATGGCCTTAGGCGTATACTTAACCTTTCGTGTCCTGGACTTTCCTGATTTAACGGTAGATGGCAGCTTTGTCACTGGTGCGGCAGTAGCTTCCATTTCCATTATGGGCGGGGTTTCCCCTATTTTAGCAACGATACTTGCGGCATTTGCGGGGTTTTTAGCGGGCTGTATAACCGGCGTTCTGCATACGAAAGGAAAAATAAATGCTTTACTTTCCGGGATAATCATGATGATTGCGCTCTATTCGATAAATTTGCGAATTATGGGGCAGCCAACATTATCATTATTGAGGGAATCAACTGTCTTTACACAATTGCAGTCATTGTGGGAAGCAACCGGAATAGATGCAGCTTTAAATGGATTGTTAACGTTGCTTGGTGCGGAACAACTTCCCGGCACATGGTCAATTGTGATTCTGATGGTTGTCGTTACATTCATTATTAAACTATTAACGGACTATTATTTAAAAACAGACGTCGGTTTGGCGCTTCGTGCGACAGGTGATAATCAAAAAATGATCCGAAGCCTTTCAGCAAATACCGACTCCCTAATCATCGTAGGGGTCGGAATTTCCAATGCCCTTGTAGCTTTTTCCGGTGCATTGATTGCCCAGCACGGTGGATTCGCCGATGTTGGAATGGGCATTGGCATGATTATTATTGGCCTAGCTTCCGTTATTATTGGGGAAGCATTGTTTGGAACCAAAACGATTGCCAGAACAACATTAGCAGTGGTAGGCGGTGCAATTGTTTACCGGATAGTTGTGACAATGGCCCTGCGTGTTGAGTTTTTAGAAACCGGGGATATGAAATTGATTACCGCACTGCTTGTAATTGCAGCCTTAGTCGCACCAAAAATATTACAGGCCCGAAAAGAAAAAAAGCGGCGCTTACAAAAACGGGCCAAGTTGAAAATGGAGGTGTAA
- a CDS encoding enoyl-CoA hydratase/isomerase family protein, whose amino-acid sequence MAKDYQTILFEKKNTVASIILNRPASYNAFTEEMNKDIIDALKLASKDEEVRSIVITGEGKAFCAGEDLAGVDEDTDHGTFLRTRYHPMMKAIKQTPKPIVAAVNGIAAGAGMSLALGADFRLVKPESKFVSAFMNIGLIPDSGFLYILPRLIGYAKALEVAVLGKPITGTEAYQIGLATELIENADWETGVDAFAQTLSSLPTKSFSLIKRNMMDGMHLPFDEMLEKEAQAQRIAGKTTDHQEGLQAFKEKRKPRFSGN is encoded by the coding sequence ATGGCTAAGGACTATCAAACAATCCTTTTTGAAAAAAAGAATACTGTAGCATCAATAATTTTAAACCGACCAGCTTCATATAATGCTTTTACTGAGGAAATGAACAAGGATATCATTGACGCACTTAAACTTGCCAGTAAGGATGAGGAAGTAAGAAGTATTGTTATTACAGGGGAAGGTAAAGCATTTTGCGCGGGAGAGGATTTGGCTGGTGTGGATGAAGACACTGACCACGGAACATTTCTGCGTACCCGTTACCATCCGATGATGAAAGCAATCAAACAAACGCCTAAGCCAATTGTGGCTGCAGTCAATGGCATAGCCGCAGGTGCAGGTATGAGCCTAGCATTAGGGGCAGATTTCCGGCTGGTAAAACCTGAAAGTAAGTTTGTAAGTGCCTTTATGAACATTGGGTTAATACCTGACTCGGGCTTTCTGTACATACTGCCGCGCCTGATTGGCTATGCAAAGGCACTTGAAGTGGCGGTGCTTGGTAAACCAATTACAGGAACAGAGGCATATCAGATCGGCCTTGCAACTGAATTAATAGAAAATGCGGATTGGGAAACAGGAGTAGATGCCTTCGCTCAAACACTCTCATCCTTACCGACTAAATCATTTTCATTGATCAAACGAAATATGATGGATGGTATGCATTTACCGTTCGATGAAATGCTTGAAAAGGAAGCCCAGGCACAACGAATTGCTGGGAAGACCACCGATCATCAGGAAGGATTACAAGCGTTTAAAGAGAAGCGAAAACCAAGATTTTCAGGCAATTAG
- a CDS encoding thioesterase family protein yields MKSGMDIGRTETIEIEVTEDMFASFEGSVVHPVYSTVAMVYHMEWVSRKIILPFLEDHEEGMGGAVQLKHISPSPLHSKVKLTATLVEYKNQQVRTKVEAYNEQGLIGKGEVKQVILPKEMINQKLSSGQTH; encoded by the coding sequence TTGAAATCAGGCATGGACATAGGCAGAACAGAGACGATTGAAATAGAAGTAACGGAAGACATGTTTGCTAGCTTTGAGGGAAGCGTTGTACACCCTGTTTACTCAACGGTTGCAATGGTATACCACATGGAGTGGGTCTCAAGGAAAATCATTCTGCCATTTTTGGAGGACCATGAGGAGGGCATGGGCGGTGCAGTTCAGCTAAAGCACATCAGCCCTTCGCCATTACATTCAAAAGTAAAATTAACTGCAACATTAGTCGAATACAAAAATCAACAAGTTCGTACAAAAGTCGAGGCATATAACGAACAAGGGTTAATAGGAAAAGGCGAAGTGAAACAGGTAATTTTACCAAAGGAAATGATCAATCAAAAACTATCATCTGGACAAACACATTAA